The following proteins come from a genomic window of Mauremys mutica isolate MM-2020 ecotype Southern chromosome 7, ASM2049712v1, whole genome shotgun sequence:
- the PCNX3 gene encoding pecanex-like protein 3 isoform X2, giving the protein MGSQVLQILRQGVWASLTGGWFFDPHQSTFSNCFHLYTWIFLLTFPFLLYMVLPPSMLVAGIYCAVIAVFFTTIKTINFRLHTMFDQGEIVEKGGSVLTDGAKAEEGTAGDDSNLARDPGGGVEMTVFRKVSSTPPVRCSSQHSVFGFNQVMELLPHLEDAGAARDIKELVREQGSNNVIVTSADRELLKRSSQENIIGDSQLASLAPGSSAATGEEGSKRDRASSVKRTQAMRRRHNAGSNPTPPSSVMGSPPSLQDLQRGRASSHSRALTLPSALQFASSLLLPRGAIHEACNFDDTSEGAVHYFYDESGVRRSYTFGLAGGGYENPVGQQVSVDHVTNSAWDRHSHSSSFNSTDVPEGTPALSLLQPRPVVLQGMQVRRVPLEIPEFDLLDQESLHESQENTLMIEDKSKPRQYYKYWVLPGRWMRVRYDRLALLALLDRNRRVMENIFVVSLGSLVAFLGYLLLLQGFFRDIWVFQFCLVIASCQYSLLKSVQPDAASPMHGHNWIIAYSRPVYFCVACVLIWVLDLCARAVPVPPITFYGLTLFSTDFFYGARDVTTVFTLCFPAIFLFGLLPQVNTCLMYLLEQVDMHIFGGTAATSPLTALFSLLRSLLVAVLLYGFCLGAIKAPWGDQHVPVLFSVFCGLLVALSYHLSRQSSDPTVLWSLIRTKLFSEFENRNVENAPAEIQDPLPEKLRNSLREILHSDLVMCVVIAVLTFAISASTVFIALKSVLGYVLYALAGLVGLLTHYLLPQLRKQLPWFCFSLPVLKPREYSQFEVRSAAQLMWFEKLYAWLQCVEKYFIYPAVVLNALTVDAHSVSAPHQEKICIYCRALLITMAGMKLLRCSFCCPPQQYVALGFTVLFFHFDYQRYSEGFLIDYFVMSILFSKLWDLLYKLRFVLTYIAPWQITWGSAFHAFAQPFAVPHSAMLFVQAVLSALFSTPLNPLLGSAVFIMSYARPVKFWERDYNTKRVDHSNTRLATQLDRNPGADDNNLNSIFYEHLTRSLQHTLCGDLLLGRWGNYATGDCFILASDYLNALVHLIELGNGLVTFQLRGLEFRGTYCQQREVEAITEGVEEDEGCCCCEPGHLPHMLSFNAAFGQRWLAWEVAATKYVLEGYSISDNNAASMLQVFDLRKILITYYVKSIIYYVTCSSKLEEWLGNTVIQEALRPCMTPSYADSDPTFNLNIDEDYDPRMAGVTLSSFCNVYLDWIQYCAGRRDKPMDKQWDSPLVTLCFGLCILGRRALGTASHSLSASLEPFLYGLHALFKGDFRITSPRDEWVFADMDLLHRVVAPGVRMSLKLHQDHFTSPDEYEDPAVLYDAITANEEKMVISHEGDPAWRSAILANTPALLALRHVMDDASDEYKIIMLNKRYLSFRVIKVNRECVRGLWAGQQQELVFLRNRNPERGSIQNAKQALRNMINSSCDQPIGYPIYVSPLTTSYAGSHPQLRSLWGGPISLHNISTWLISSWERLQKGCGAGCNSGGNIEDSDCGGGSSSISNNPAGHGQQGSSAPGGPSMGMATPGASNPQEPPVTTAQPQPGSEQSLPLGQNWLVRPVPGSQVESRREAPPAAPWVPAHRLSGSQLSCTSSLASMASQVEGAGPGRAPLPLPLPLRPALGTSATFAYEGLCGKWSLPGRKGLNGLGGSEGDASPGTPASTGTTQGTPPRGASARAQPFVPPDPGPLADTMEANSSQQCSPLAEPEQQPPDPGAPPPEWGRQREKESPAAQPLLEHQY; this is encoded by the exons ATGGGCTCGCAGGTGCTGCAGATCCTGCGCCAGGGCGTCTGGGCCTCACTGACGGGCGGCTGGTTCTTCGATCCCCACCAGAGCACCTTCTCCAACTGCTTCCACCTCTATACCTGGATCTTCCTGCTCACCTTCCCGTTCCTGCTCTACATG GTGCTGCCGCCCAGCATGCTGGTAGCTGGCATATATTGTGCAGTTATAGCTGTCTTCTTCACCACCATCAAGACCATCAATTTTCGGCTGCACACCATGTTCGACCAGGGCGAGATTGTGGAGAAGGGTGGCTCGGTGCTGACTGATGGGGCCAAGGCTGAGGAAGGCACTGCAGGGGATGACAGCAACCTGGCCAG aGACCCGGGTGGGGGAGTCGAGATGACAGTGTTCCGGAAAGTCAGCTCCACGCCCCCGGTGAGATGCAGCTCCCAGCACTCAGTATTTGGTTTCAACCAAGTCATG GAGCTGCTGCCCCACTTGGAGGACGCAGGAGCAGCGAGAG ACATCAAGGAGCTAGTGCGGGAGCAGGGCAGCAATAACGTCATTGTCACCTCGGCGGACCGCGAGCTGCTCAAGCGTAGCTCCCAGGAGAACATCA TTGGCGACTCGCAGCTGGCTTCTCTCGCCCCAGGGTCCTCTG CCGCCACAGGTGAGGAGGGTAGCAAGCGGGATCGGGCGAGCAGCGTCAAACGCACACAGGCCATGAGGCGGCGGCACAACGCGGGCAGCAACCCCACACCCCCGTCCTCGGTGATGGGGTCCCCGCCCAG cctgcaAGACTTGCAGCGGGGCCGTGCCTCCTCTCACTCGCGGGCGCTCACACTGCCCTCGGCCCTGCAGTTcgccagctccctgctgctcccgCGTGGCGCCATCCACGAGGCCTGCAACTTTGACGACACCTCCGAGGGTGCCGTGCACTACTTCTACGACGAGAGTG GTGTGCGGCGCTCCTACACCTTTGGCCTGGCAGGAGGCGGCTACGAGAACCCGGTGGGGCAGCAGGTCAGTGTGGATCATGTGACCAACAGCGCCTG GGACCGGCATTCGCACTCCTCCAGCTTCAACTCCACCGATGTGCCCGAGGGGACGCCCGCCCTGTCGCTGCTGCAGCCACGTCCCGTGGTGCTGCAGGGCATGCAGGTGCGCAGGGTTCCCCTGGAAATCCCTGAG TTTGACCTGCTGGATCAGGAGTCCCTGCACGAGTCCCAGGAGAACACGCTGATGATTGAGGACAAGTCCAAACCGCGGCAGTACTACAAGTATTGGGTGCTGCCTGGGCGCTGGATGCGGGTGCGCTACGACCGGCTGGCGCTGCTGGCACTTCTCGACCG GAACCGGCGGGTGATGGAGAACATCTTCGTGGTGTCTCTGGGGTCCTTAGTGGCCTTTCTGGgctacctgctgctgctgcagggcttcTTCCGCGACATCTGGGTCTTCCAGTTCTGCCTGGTCATCGCCAGCTGCCAGTACTCGCTGCTCAAG AGCGTCCAGCCTGATGCTGCTTCCCCCATGCAC GGGCACAACTGGATCATTGCCTACAGCCGGCCTGTCTACTTCTGCGTGGCCTGCGTGCTGATTTGGGTGCTGGACTTGTGTGCCCGGGCTGTGCCTGTCCCACCCATCACCTTCTATGGGCTCACCCTCTTCTCAACAGACTTCTTCTACGGTGCCCGGGATGTCACCACCG TCTTCACCCTTTGCTTCCCTGCCATCTTCCTCTTCGGGCTCCTGCCCCAGGTCAACACCTGCCTCATGTACCTGCTGGAGCAGGTGGATATGCACATCTTTGGCGGCACAG CCGCCACCAGCCCCCTCACTGCCCTCTTCAGTCTCCTGCGCAGTCTCCTGGTCGCTGTCCTCCTCTATGGCTTCTGCCTTGGAGCCATTAAG gccCCGTGGGGCGACCAGCACGTCCCGGTCCTCTTCTCCGTGTTCTGCGGCCTCCTGGTCGCCCTGTCCTACCACCTGAGTCGCCAGAGCAGCGACCCCACTGTGCTGTG GTCCCTGATCCGGACCAAGCTCTTCTCCGAGTTTGAGAACCGAAATGTGGAGAATGCACCAGCCGAGATCCAGGACCCGCTGCCTGAGAAACTGCGCAACTCCCTG cggGAGATCCTGCACTCGGACCTGGTGATGTGCGTGGTCATCGCGGTGCTCACCTTCGCCATCAGTGCCAGCACCGTCTTCATCGCCCTCAAG TCTGTTCTAGGCTATGTGCTGTATGCCCTGGCTGGGCTGGTCGGGCTGCTCACCCattacctgctgccccagctccgcaAGCAGCTGCCTTGGTTCTGCTTCTCGCTACCTGTGCTGAAGCCACGCGAGTACAGCCAGTTCGAAGTGCGCA GCGCGGCCCAGTTAATGTGGTTTGAGAAGCTGTATGCCTGGCTGCAGTGCGTGGAGAAGTACTTCATCTACCCGGCCGTGGTGCTCAACGCCCTGACGGTGGATGCCCACTCAGTCAGTGCCCCCCACCAGGAAAAGATCTGCATCTA CTGCCGCGCACTCCTCATCACCATGGCTGGCATGAAGCTGCTGCGCTGCTCCTTCTGCTGCCCGCCCCAGCAGTACGTGGCACTAGGTTTCACCGTCCTCTTCTTCCACTTCGATTATCAGCGCTACTCAGAGGGCTTCCTCATCGACTACTTCGTCATGTCCATCCTCTTCAGCAAG ctaTGGGACCTGCTCTACAAGCTGCGCTTCGTGCTCACCTATATCGCCCCCTGGCAGATCACGTGGGGCTCGGCCTTCCATGCCTTTGCCCAGCCCTTCGCCGTGCCCC ACTCAGCCATGCTGTTCGTGCAGGCCGTGCTGTCGGCCTTGTTCTCCACCCCACTCAACCCAttgctgggcagcgctgtgtTCATCATGTCGTACGCCCGCCCTGTCAAGTTCTGGGAGCGTGACTACAA cacaaaGAGGGTCGACCATTCCAACACTCGCTTGGCCACCCAGCTCGACCGCAACCCAG GCGCTGATGACAACAACCTGAACTCGATCTTCTACGAGCACCTGACACGCTCCCTACAGCACACGCTGTGTGGGGACCTGCTGCTGGGCCGCTGGGGCAACTATGCCACCGGTGACTGCTTCATCCTGGCCTCGGACTACCTGAATGCGCTCGTCCACCTCATCGAGCTCGGCAACGGCCTCGTCACCTTCCAGCTGCGTGGCCTTGAGTTCCGGG gtaCGTACTGCCAGCAGCGTGAGGTGGAGGCCATCACAGAGGGTGTGGAGGAGGACGAGGGTTGCTGCTGCTGTGAGCCGGGCCATCTGCCCCATATGCTGTCATTCAATGCGGCCTTCGGGCAGCGCTGGCTGGCCTGGGAGGTGGCGGCCACCAAGTATGTGCTGGAGGGGTACAGCATCAGCGACAACAACGCCGCCTCCATGCTACAGGTCTTCGACCTCCGCAAGATCCTCATCACGTACTACGTCAAG AGCATCATCTACTATGTGACATGCTCATCCAAGCTGGAGGAGTGGCTGGGGAACACAGTGATTCAGGAGGCACTGCGCCCCTGCATGACCCCCAGCTACGCTGACAGCGATCCCACCTTCAATCTGAACATCGACGAGGACTACGACCCCCGCATGGCTGGCGTCACCCTGTCCTCCTTCTGCAACGTCTACCTGGACTGGATCCAGTACTGTGCCGGCCGCAGGGACAAG cccatgGACAAGCAGTGGGACTCCCCGTTGGTCACCCTCTGCTTTGGGCTGTGCATCCTGGGGCGCCGGGCACTGGGCACGGCCTCCCATAGCCTGTCTGCCAG cctggagcccttCCTGTATGGCCTGCACGCCCTCTTCAAGGGCGACTTCCGCATCACCTCTCCCCGCGATGAGTGGGTCTTCGCCGACATGGACCTGCTGCACCGCGTGGTGGCACCCGGCGTCCGCATGTCGCTCAAACTGCACCAG GACCATTTCACGTCACCAGATGAGTACGAGGACCCAGCAGTGCTGTATGACGCCATCACCGCCAATGAGGAGAAGATGGTGATCTCACACGAGGGTGACCCAGCCTGGCGCAGCGCCATCCTCGCCAACACACCTGCCCTGCTGGCACTGCGCCATGTCATGGATGACGCCAGCGACGAGTACAAGATCATCATGCTCAACAAGCGCTACCTGAGCTTCCGCGTCATCAAG GTGAACCGGGAGTGTGTGCGAGGGCTCTGGgccgggcagcagcaggagctggtgtTCCTGCGGAACCGCAACCCAGAGCGGGGCAGCATCCAGAATGCCAAGCAGGCTTTGCGCAACATGATCAACTCGTCCTGTGACCAGCCCATCGGCTACCCCATCTACGTGTCGCCCCTCACCACCTCCTATGCTGGCAGCCACCCCCAGCTGCGCTCCCTCTGGGGTGGCCCCATCAGCCTGCACAACATCTCCACCTGGCTCATCAGCAGCTGGGAGAG GCTACAGAAGGGCTGTGGTGCCGGCTGCAACAGCGGTGGGAACATTGAGGACTCGGACTGTGGCGGAGGCTCCTCATCCATCAGCAACAACCCTGCAGGGCATGGGCAGCAGGGGAGCAGTGCCCCAGGTGGGCCAAGCATGGGCATGGCCACCCCGGGGGCTTCAAACCCCCAGGAGCCACCCGTCACCACTGCCCAGCCTCAGCCAG GGTCAGAGCAGAGCCTTCCACTGGGCCAGAACTGGCTAGTGCGGCCGGTGCCAGGGAGCCAGGTGGAGAGCCGGCGCGaagccccccctgctgccccctgggtGCCCGCCCATCGCCTCTCTGGCAGCCAGCTCTCCTGCACCAGCTCGCTGGCCTCCATGGCCTCCCAAGTCGAGGGCgcagggccaggccgggcccCCCTGCCGCTCCCGCTGCCCCTACGGCCTGCGCTGGGCACCTCAGCCACCTTTGCCTATGAAGGACTGTGCGGAAAGTGGAGCCTGCCTGGCCGCAAGGGGCTcaatgggctgggggggagcgagggagaTGCCTCCCCAGGGACCCCAGCCAGCACCGGCACCACCCAGGGCACACCCCCACGTGGGGCGAGTGCCAGAGCACAG CCCTTTGTGCCCCCGGACCCAGGCCCTCTTGCTGACACCATGGAGGCCAACTCCTCCCAGCAGTGCTCCCCATtggcagagccagagcagcagccaccCGACCCCGGTGCCCCACCACCAGAGTGGGGCCGGCAGCGGGAGAAGGAGAGCCCCGCCGCCCAGCCGCTCCTGGAGCACCAGTACTGA